Proteins from a genomic interval of Helicobacter pylori Shi112:
- the nuoH gene encoding NADH-quinone oxidoreductase subunit NuoH: MSAYIIETLIKILILVAVFSALGGFATYIERKVLAYFQRRLGPCYVGPFGLLQVAADGIKLFTKEDIIPQGANKFIFTLAPIIAMVSAFVSMAPIPFFPNFTLFGYEIKPLISDINIGFLFFLAVGAAGIYAPILAGLASNNKYSLIGSARATIQLLSFEVVSTLTILAPLMVVGSLSLVEINNYQSGGFLDWLVFKQPLAFVLFLIASYAELNRTPFDLLEHEAEIVAGYCTEYSGLKWGMFFLAEYAHLFAFSFVISIVFFGGFNAWGFIPGGIAIVIKAGFFVFLSMWVRATYPHVRPDQLMNMCWKIMLPLAVLNIVLTGIIILI, from the coding sequence ATGAGCGCTTATATCATTGAAACCTTGATTAAAATTTTGATTTTAGTCGCTGTTTTTTCGGCTTTAGGAGGCTTTGCCACTTATATTGAAAGGAAAGTGTTAGCCTATTTCCAACGCCGTTTAGGGCCTTGTTATGTGGGGCCTTTTGGGCTTTTGCAAGTCGCAGCAGACGGCATTAAGCTTTTCACCAAAGAAGACATTATCCCCCAAGGCGCTAACAAGTTCATCTTCACGCTAGCACCCATTATTGCGATGGTGAGCGCGTTTGTGTCCATGGCACCTATCCCCTTTTTCCCTAATTTCACTCTGTTTGGCTATGAGATCAAGCCCCTTATTTCTGACATCAACATTGGCTTTTTGTTTTTCTTAGCCGTGGGTGCAGCAGGGATTTATGCGCCTATTTTAGCCGGGCTTGCTTCTAATAACAAATACTCTTTAATCGGTTCAGCAAGAGCGACGATCCAATTACTCAGCTTTGAAGTGGTCAGCACTTTAACCATTCTAGCCCCCTTAATGGTGGTAGGATCGCTCTCTTTAGTGGAAATCAATAATTACCAAAGCGGTGGGTTTTTAGACTGGCTTGTGTTTAAGCAACCTCTAGCGTTTGTTTTGTTTTTGATCGCAAGTTATGCTGAATTGAATCGCACCCCCTTTGACTTGTTAGAGCATGAAGCCGAGATTGTAGCAGGGTATTGCACCGAATACAGCGGCTTGAAATGGGGCATGTTCTTTTTAGCGGAATACGCGCATTTATTCGCTTTTTCTTTTGTGATTTCTATCGTGTTTTTTGGCGGGTTTAACGCATGGGGTTTTATCCCTGGAGGAATAGCGATTGTGATTAAAGCGGGCTTTTTTGTCTTTTTATCCATGTGGGTTAGAGCGACTTATCCGCATGTGCGCCCAGACCAACTGATGAATATGTGTTGGAAAATCATGCTGCCTTTAGCGGTATTGAACATTGTGCTAACAGGCATTATCATTTTAATTTAA
- the nuoI gene encoding NADH-quinone oxidoreductase subunit NuoI has translation MAKQEYKQLPKRAEVHSATEQFKDTIKTSLGLDLFKGLGLTIKEFFSPSVTIHYPMEQLPLSPRYRAVHNLQRLLDSGSERCIGCGLCEKICTSNCIRIITHKGEDNRKKIDSYTINLGRCIYCGLCAEVCPELAIVMGNRFENASTQRSQYGSKSEFLTSEQDAKNCSHVEFLGFGAVSPNYNERMQATPLDYVQEPSKEESKEETPTNPESNKGDENV, from the coding sequence ATGGCCAAACAAGAATACAAGCAACTTCCTAAACGAGCCGAAGTCCATAGCGCGACCGAGCAATTTAAAGACACCATTAAAACGAGCTTGGGTTTGGATCTATTCAAAGGGCTAGGGCTTACGATCAAGGAATTTTTTAGCCCAAGCGTAACCATCCATTACCCTATGGAGCAACTCCCCTTAAGCCCTCGTTATCGCGCGGTGCATAACTTGCAACGGCTTTTAGACTCAGGCTCTGAAAGGTGTATTGGCTGCGGGCTGTGCGAAAAGATTTGCACGAGCAATTGCATAAGGATCATCACGCATAAGGGCGAAGACAACCGCAAAAAGATCGATTCTTACACGATCAATTTGGGGCGTTGCATTTATTGCGGATTGTGCGCAGAAGTTTGCCCAGAATTAGCGATTGTTATGGGGAATCGGTTTGAAAACGCCAGCACCCAACGCTCCCAATACGGCTCTAAAAGCGAGTTTCTAACGAGCGAACAAGACGCTAAAAACTGCTCGCATGTCGAGTTTTTAGGCTTTGGTGCGGTAAGCCCTAATTACAACGAACGCATGCAAGCCACCCCTTTAGATTATGTCCAAGAGCCTTCAAAAGAAGAATCAAAAGAAGAAACTCCAACAAACCCAGAAAGCAATAAGGGAGATGAAAATGTTTGA
- a CDS encoding NADH-quinone oxidoreductase subunit J, translating into MFETIAFYFFAILTLSMALVVITTTNILYAITALASSMVFISAFFFLLDAEFLGVVQITVYVGAVIVMYAFGMMFFNSAAEVIERKQSPKILCALSFGVALLLTLILSAPSIGENLSNQVNSNAIDAQIPNIKAIGYVLFTNYLIPFEAAALMLLVAMVGGIATGIQKIHGKNHTQFIKESL; encoded by the coding sequence ATGTTTGAAACCATTGCCTTTTATTTCTTTGCGATCCTTACTTTAAGCATGGCGTTAGTGGTGATCACCACCACAAATATCCTCTATGCCATTACCGCTCTTGCCAGCAGCATGGTTTTTATTTCCGCTTTTTTCTTTTTACTAGACGCTGAGTTTTTGGGCGTGGTGCAAATCACGGTGTATGTGGGCGCGGTCATTGTGATGTATGCGTTTGGCATGATGTTTTTCAACTCCGCTGCAGAAGTAATTGAACGCAAGCAAAGCCCTAAAATCTTGTGCGCGCTTTCATTTGGCGTGGCGCTATTACTCACCTTGATTTTAAGCGCTCCTAGCATTGGCGAAAACCTTTCTAATCAAGTCAATTCCAACGCTATTGATGCGCAAATCCCTAACATTAAAGCCATTGGTTATGTGCTTTTTACCAATTACCTCATCCCTTTTGAAGCGGCGGCTTTAATGCTTTTAGTCGCTATGGTTGGAGGCATCGCTACAGGGATTCAAAAAATCCATGGGAAAAATCACACGCAATTTATAAAGGAATCTCTATGA
- the nuoK gene encoding NADH-quinone oxidoreductase subunit NuoK — protein MIGLNHYLIVSGLLFCIGLAGMLKRKNILLLFFSTEIMLNAINIGFVAISKYTHNLDGQMFALFIIAIAASEVAIGLGLVILWFKKYKSLDIDSLNAMKG, from the coding sequence ATGATAGGGTTAAACCACTATTTGATTGTTTCAGGGTTGCTCTTTTGCATTGGTTTAGCGGGCATGCTGAAACGCAAAAACATTCTGTTGCTCTTTTTTTCTACAGAAATCATGCTCAATGCGATCAATATCGGTTTTGTAGCGATCTCTAAATACACGCATAATTTAGATGGGCAGATGTTTGCGCTCTTTATTATCGCTATTGCCGCTAGTGAGGTGGCTATTGGTTTGGGCTTGGTGATTTTGTGGTTTAAGAAATACAAGAGCTTAGATATTGATTCTTTAAACGCTATGAAAGGTTGA